The Oculatellaceae cyanobacterium genome includes the window CGTGACCGCCACTAATAAGTCCAGTACCGCTCCGCAGGTTGCACCAAACAATCTGGTCAGGAATTTATACAAGCAGCACGACGCGCAGAAAAGCCCCTTTTTCCAGTCGAAGAATCGCGCGCTGGTTGACAAGTATTTCACTCTTAAGCTGGCAGACCTGATTTGGAAGGATTCGATCAACTCGCAGGGTCAAGTCGGTGCGCTCGATTCCGACCCGCTCTATAATTCTCAAGACCCGCAGCCGAAGAACTTCGCCGTGACCACGACCAAAATCAGTCAGGACGAGGCGACAGTCCTCGCCTCCTTTCTCAATTACAGCAGGAAGGAGACTATATCCTTCGCACTCGTACAGCAGAATGGCAACTGGAAAATCGCAGACATTAAATATGGCAACGGCAACACCCTGCTCAAGCTACTCAGCGAAAACAGCCAATAGGCATAATCGAGAAGCATCGCACTAGGTCAAGATCTGAAAAAGCTTGTTTGATGTGCATAGGTATTTAA containing:
- a CDS encoding DUF3828 domain-containing protein, encoding MLKSLLFLITLLFVTSCADRSAEQSSPAPEISTNVSVGQSNVTATNKSSTAPQVAPNNLVRNLYKQHDAQKSPFFQSKNRALVDKYFTLKLADLIWKDSINSQGQVGALDSDPLYNSQDPQPKNFAVTTTKISQDEATVLASFLNYSRKETISFALVQQNGNWKIADIKYGNGNTLLKLLSENSQ